The Acipenser ruthenus chromosome 27, fAciRut3.2 maternal haplotype, whole genome shotgun sequence genome includes a window with the following:
- the kif18a gene encoding kinesin-like protein KIF18A → MSASGSDVCSHVKVVVRVRPENQKEGEGNFRTVVHVVDNHMLVFDPKEQEVSFFRGQKIKSRDINKRANKDLKFVFDNVFGGNSTQQEVFENTTKGLLDGVLNGYNCTVLAYGATGAGKTHTMLGSPNEPGVMYLTMKELYNRIEQVKDDKTFDIAVSYLEVYNEQIRDLLVNSGPLAVREDGIQGVVVQGLTLSRPKSAEHILEALDYGNRNRTQHPTDVNASSSRSHAVFQIYVRQQDRTASINQNVKIAKMCLIDLAGSERASATNSKGVRFREGANINRSLLALGNIINALADPKNKKAHIPYRNSKLTRLLKDSLGGNCRTVMIANVSPSAMSYDDTYNTLKYANRAKDIKSSLKSNVVSLDSHISQYAVICEQQKREILMLKEKLKQYEEKKVVVPESRRLSLLAISNQKQTDLEKMEESLKSVFTNRVVIRKEFLDLEKQLKANELKAAHREQCHQQVQLLCSNDKAEKATCKRERRMAALATHRLHMKRKLKDVQQRFEENDNWLHRVENEMRLLGQDAQIPKMLQKDLDCHHSQLEVLDLKQRIEHITYLIGLQDQENKQNEKILNSLLPAFRRQYETLKEAGLASFMVESEFKELEHLVLRERGVVWADQPVPEEPQHHPNSQQELSSIISFSHLVCHQNTPCSAERHKRKSLRKGRLVEITESPLAREKCSREIEDKSKENILPSTDEPCQVPSHKPTRRKLVESPLAQVSATIPCASRLDDSLSNEGVYPILYTPEICRAQPTQDACRIGEFRREGLTTNKEESPRLTGSGTPCATEDGTGCSSIPLNLTFNLTDDCGKADCDATVILSPGSSKLETALGSAALEQGQESSKGSSILQRLGLPSLLNNNNKKSARSGKPSYMGMTSAAERKRNLSSCMSLTSLRGNMQGPSAPKRVKIDNAPGGKPLRVRRLGEQGEESDPGRMVVRSFSEGNLQLVGVKGQKSKFIRPANLLKKQMKKP, encoded by the exons ATGTCAGCCAGTGGGAGCGATGTGTGTAGCCATGTGAAGGTCGTGGTTCGTGTCCGGCCTGAGAAtcagaaagagggagagggaaacTTCAGGACGGTGGTTCATGTGGTCGACAACCACATGCTTGTCTTTGACCCAAAAGAGCAGGAGGTTAGCTTTTTCCGTGGTCAGAAAATAAAAAGCAGGGACATTAACAAGAGGGCGAACAAGGACCTCAAGTTCGTCTTTGATAATGTCTTTGGAGGAAATTCGACCCAGCAGGAGGTTTTTGAAAACACAACCAAAGGCTTGCTTGACGGAGTTTTAAATGGGTACAATTGCACAG TGCTTGCGTATGGCGCTACTGGAGCAGGGAAGACCCACACAATGCTGGGCTCTCCCAATGAACCAGGAGTGATGTATCTCACCATGAAGGAGCTATACAACCGCATCGAACAGGTTAAAGATGATAAAACGTTTGACATTGCTGTATCTTATCTTGAG gtgTACAACGAGCAGATCCGTGACCTCCTTGTGAACTCTGGACCACTGGCTGTTCGAGAAGATGGCATTCAAGGTGTAGTTGTGCAAGGGCTAACACTAAGTCGG CCTAAATCTGCAGAGCATATCCTTGAAGCATTGGATTACGGGAACAGAAATAGAACACAGCATCCAACTGATGTGAATGCCTCCTCTTCGAGATCCCACGCAGTGTTTCAG ATTTACGTAAGGCAACAGGACAGAACAGCTAGCATTAATCAAAACGTCAAAATTGCTAAAATGTGCCTTATAGACCTTGCCGGGTCAGAGCGGGCCAGTGCCACCAACAGCAAAGGAGTGCGCTTTCGTGAGGGAGCAAACATCAACCGGTCTCTGCTGGCCCTGGGCAATATAATCAATGCACTAGCAGATCCTAAG AACAAGAAGGCACACATTCCTTACAGAAACAGTAAACTGACTCGGCTGCTGAAGGATTCTTTGGGAGGAAACTGTCGCACAGTAATGATCGCCAATGTCAGCCCCTCAGCTATGTCTTACGATGACACCTACAATACGCTGAAATATGCAAATCGAGCCAAGGATATCAAGTCTTCA TTGAAGAGCAATGTTGTCAGCCTGGATAGTCACATCAGCCAGTACGCTGTAATTTGTGAACAGCAAAAGAGAGAG ATTCTTATGCTGAAAGAGAAGTTGAAGCAATACGAGGAAAAAAAAGTAGTAGTTCCAGAAAGCCGTCGTCTAAGCCTTTTGGCAATTTCTAATCAGAAGCAAACGGACTTAGAAAA GATGGAAGAATCCCTTAAAAGTGTCTTTACAAACCGAGTTGTGATCCGAAAAGAATTTCTGGACTTAGAAAAGCAACTGAAAGCGAACGAACTAAAAGCAGCCCACAGAGAGCAGTGTCACCAGCAAGTACAGCTGCTGTGCTCAAATGATAAAGCTGAAAAG GCCACCTGTAAACGTGAGCGAAGGATGGCTGCCCTTGCTACCCATCGTTTGCACATGAAGCGAAAGCTCAAGGATGTGCAGCAGCGCTTTGAGGAAAACGACAACTGGCTGCACCGTgtggaaaatgaaatgcgatTGCTGGGTCAGGATGCTCAGATTCCTAAG ATGCTTCAGAAAGATCTGGATTGCCACCATTCCCAGCTGGAGGTTCTGGATTTGAAACAACGTATTGAACACATAACCTACCTTATTGGCCTTCAGGACcaggagaacaaacaaaatgaaaa GATATTAAATTCCTTGCTGCCAGCCTTCCGTAGACAGTACGAGACCCTGAAGGAGGCTGGACTGGCAAGCTTCATGGTTGAGTCCGAATTCAAGGAACTTGAACACCTGGTGCTGCGGGAGAGGGGGGTTGTGTGGGCCGATCAGCCAGTACCGGAGGAGCCACAGCACCACCCAAACAGCCAGCAGGAGCTGTCCTCCATCATCTCCTTCTCACACCTTGTCTGCCATCAGAACACTCCTTGCA GTGCGGAAAGGCATAAGAGGAAAAGCTTACGGAAAGGGCGGTTGGTGGAGATAACTGAGAGTCCTTTAGCCCGAGAGAAATGTAGTCGAG AAATTGAAGACAAATCCAAGGAGAACATCCTGCCATCCACGGACGAGCCCTGCCAAGTCCCCTCGCACAAGCCGACTCGGAGGAAACTGGTGGAGTCCCCTTTGGCTCAAGTCTCTGCAACAATTCCCTGCGCCTCTCGGCTTGACGATTCCCTCAGCAATGAGGGTGTCTACCCTATCCTGTATACCCCAGAGATCTGCCGAGCACAGCCCACACAGGATGCCTGCAGGATTGGGGAGTTCCGGAGGGAAGGCTTAACCACTAACAAGGAGGAAAGCCCAAGGCTGACTGGCTCTGGCACCCCTTGTGCAACAGAGGATGGCACCGGCTGCAGCAGCATCCCCCTGAACCTTACCTTTAACCTGACAGATGACTGCGGGAAAGCTGACTGTGACGCCACAGTGATCCTAAGCCCGGGTTCGAGCAAATTAGAGACTGCTCTCGGCAGTGCAGCACTAGAGCAGGGTCAGGAGAGCAGCAAAGGCAGCAGTATTCTTCaaag gttgGGTCTTCCTTCattactgaataataataataaaaaatctgcCAGGTCAGGAAAGCCGTCCTACATGGGAATGACATCCGctgcagaaagaaagagaaacctGTCTAG CTGTATGTCTTTGACTAGTTTGAGAGGGAACATGCAAGGCCCAAGTGCACCCAAGCGTGTTAAAATTGACAACGCACCCGGTGGAAAACCTTTACGAGTGCGCAGGCTTGGAG AGCAAGGCGAGGAGTCTGATCCTGGACGGATGGTTGTGCGGAGTTTTTCCGAAGGAAACCTACAGCTTGTTGGGGTCAAGGGGCAGAAATCCAAGTTCATCAGACCTGCCAACTTGTTAAAGAAACAAATGAAGAAACCATGA